In Astyanax mexicanus isolate ESR-SI-001 chromosome 25, AstMex3_surface, whole genome shotgun sequence, a genomic segment contains:
- the mettl14 gene encoding N6-adenosine-methyltransferase non-catalytic subunit, which produces MNSRLQEIRERQKLRRQLLAQQLGAESADSIGAVLNSKEEQKEIEESRETCRASFDISVPSSKKKCPNEGEDTEEDLEEHREDVVPQQQEESGPYEEVYKDSSTFLKGTQSLNPHNDYCQHFVDTGHRPQNFIRDVGLADRFEEYPKLRELIRLKDELISATNIPPMYLQADPDTFDLRDLKCKFDVILLEPPLEEYYRESGIIATERFWNWDDIMKLEIDEISDLRSFVFLWCGSGEGLDLGRMCLRKWGFRRCEDICWIKTNKNNPGKTKTLDPKAVFQRTKEHCLMGIKGTVRRSLDGDFIHANVDIDLIITDEPEMGNIEKPVEIFHIIEHFCLGLRRLHLFGRDSTIRPGWLTVGPTLTNSNFNAEAYASHFSTSNLSGCTEDIERLRPKSPPPKVLPEGVRGAPRGGRGGAVVGRGDRGRERNRSNFRRERGGFRGRGGPHRGFPPR; this is translated from the exons ATGAACAGCAGACTGCAGGAGATCCGGGAGCGGCAGAAGCTCAGGAGACAGCTGTTAGCccagcag CTCGGAGCAGAAAGTGCCGACAGTATCGGCGCCGTTCTCAACAGCAAAGAGGAGCAAAAGGAGATCGAGGAGTCCAGAGAGACCTGCAG AGCGTCATTTGACATATCGGTGCCCAGCTCAAAGAAGAAGTGTCCAAATGAGGGAGAGGACACTGAAGAGGACCTGGAGGAGCACAGG GAGGATGTTGTGcctcagcagcaggaggagagcGGCCCGTATGAAGAAGTCTACAAGGACTCCAGCACTTTCCTGAAG GGTACGCAAAGTCTCAACCCTCACAATGACTACTGCCAGCATTTTGTGGACACTGGCCATCGTCCACAGAACTTCATCAGAGACGTGG GCTTGGCTGACCGGTTCGAGGAGTACCCCAAACTACGAGAGCTCATCCGCCTTAAAGACGAGCTCATCTCCGCCACCAACATACCTCCAAT GTACCTGCAGGCTGATCCAGACACGTTTGATCTGAGGGATTTAAAGTGTAAGTTTGATGTGATTCTGCTGGAGCCTCCGCTGGAGGAGTACTACAGAGAGTCAGGAATCATCGCCACCGAGCGCTTCTGGAACTGGGACGAC ATCATGAAGCTGGAGATAGACGAGATCTCTGACCTCCGCTCTTTCGTCTTCCTCTGGTGTGGCTCAGGTGAAGGGCTGGATCTCGGTAGAATG TGTTTGAGGAAGTGGGGCTTCAGGAGATGTGAAGATATCTGCTGGATCAAAACCAACAAGAACAACCCTGGCAAGACCAAAACGCTGGACCCCAAAGCAGTGTTCCAGAGGACCAAG GAACACTGTCTGATGGGTATTAAAGGCACAGTCCGGCGTAGTCTGGACGGAGACTTTATTCACGCTAATGTGGACATCGACCTGATTATCACAGATGAACCAGAGATGGGAAACATTGAGAAACCAGTGGAGATCTTTCACATTATAGAACACTTCTGCCTGGGCCTCCGCCGCCTCCACCTGTTCGGCCGAGACAGCACTATTCGCCCAg GCTGGCTGACCGTAGGACCCACGCTCACCAACAGCAACTTCAACGCCGAGGCTTACGCCTCCCACTTCTCCACCTCTAACCTGTCCGGCTGCACCGAGGACATCGAGAGGCTTCGTCCCAAATCTCCGCCCCCTAAAGTCCTGCCGGAGGGGGTCCGGGGAGCGCCACGAGGAGGCCGAGGCGGGGCGGTGGTGGGGAGGGGCGATCGAGGGCGGGAGAGGAACCGCTCCAACTTCCGCCGAGAGCGAGGCGGCTTCAGGGGCCGCGGGGGCCCTCACCGGGGGTTTCCTCCGAGATAA